A window of Mucilaginibacter robiniae genomic DNA:
GCTTCTGCAGCCCCTTATAAATGGCATACTTCCGGATCATTATAGTCCGAAGAATGCTTTAACGACCAGTGCGGAGACCACGAGGAACACGCAGGAGCCGCCCCAGCCCATCAGTTCCTTGTTGATGTCCTGATCGCCGCTGTTCCATTTCGAATACACGCGGATGGCACCCACAATGCCCACGATGCCGCCGATCACCAGCGTAATATTGGTGACGGGATCCACATAGGTTTTCAGGGTTGAGGTTGCGGTGTTCAGGCCGTTAACACCGCTTTGCGCGAATGCCGGAACAGTTAATGCCAGCAGCAGTGCTGACGCGAGTAGCTTTTTGGTTTTGTTAAACATGAAAAAAATAAAAAATTAATCAGGCGGTGACCTTTTAAACTGCCGTAGCGGCAGGCGGACATGAAATGGATAGCGTTCAGGCCACGAAACGCATTTCGAAGCACCCGGCTTGGACAGTGAGGTTGGTTGTCGTTTGGAAGAAATCTGTTGCCCTGGCAACAGGAGCTTAGATTCCGAACAAAGCCCGGAGGAACGCCCCGGAAAGGACCACAAAAAGGGCGGCAAAAAACCAGGCAGCGACCTCAGTGTCTATCCGGGGTTTGCCCATCTGCCAGTTGTGATAGATCCTGACCGCGCCGAAGCTGCCCAGCAGGGTGGCCAGTACCAGGGCGAGATCAAAAGCCGAGAAAAAGGAAGCGGACAAGTCCTGCCGGGCTTGCTGCATCTCGGCAATCCCGGGCTGCGCCTGCAGTCGTAAACTCAGCAGGCAGGCGACGATAATGGCCAGGTATCGTTTCATATCAGAAACTTACGGGCCGGATATATTCAATGGCCTCTTCCTGGGCCAGCCTGAAAATATCTTTGATTTTTACGCCGCCGGAAGAAACGACAGCAGACACGGCAGCCGCAGCAGCGTGGCTCTCGCCGGTAGGTACAGTTTTCAGCGGAACAGCTTCATCCACAAAGGTCAGCTCATGTTGTTCCTCGCCGGGCATTCGCTTTGTTCGCAGCAGTTCCCAGCAGATCAGCCCGCCATAATACAGGGTGTAGATCACAGCAAGCCATAGGATGAATTTAAACCAGGTCATAATTCTAAATTTTGAAGGTATTGTTTAATTGTTTGTTTCAGTTCCGGATGCGTCTCGAACAGTTGCTGCACCGCAAAGGCCACCAGTTTGGTGACGTCCACACCTGCCGCCAGTTTAAAGCGGTTCATCAGGTCGACCGTTCTCGTATCAAAACGGACATGTACCATCGTCTTGTGATGAGTGTTGTCATAGGTCTGGATAGCCTTAACGATTTCTGCGGGCCCGGACGCCGGCTTTTTAGGCACCGGGGCAGCCGGTTTGGTAACTTTGTTTTTTTGCGTTCCCTTTTCGGGTTTACCCAGCTCCTCCCGCAGCTGGTCGGCCAGACTTTTCAGGTTTTCCATAAGCTTTCAAATAGGATTTCAAATACAGGAGTGACGAGCGGCAGCAACGATAAGGGCGTATGAAAGGTGCTGATGCGCTGAAAGTCAATCCGGTCCGGTATGACTGGCGCAATCGGCCCGAACTTGGCGAGCTGCTCATTGACATCCTGCATGATTTCAAACTTCACGTTCGCTTTGATCCGGTTCGGAATGAAAAATATCTGCGCCCTGGGGTTGATTCGTTTGAAAACCACCGTGAAAAGCACCGTAGATTCGTACGTAAACTCATCGTAGGAAAAGGGGCAGATCATCACATCTGCAGATTGAAAAACCGGGATCAGGCCATCGTCATCAAGTTTGCCCGGCAAATCGATCAGTACCGCATGCGCCTGGTTTTTGCTCAGGACGTGGTGCAATACCGGATAGGTTTCCAGGGTGGAGGAAAGCACTTCGTAAGGTTCTGCGTTTTCCAGCACTTTCGCCTTGTCAAACTTTTGGGACACGGACTGCTGGTAATCCATATCAATGATGGTCGCCTCGCGGTCTTTGACCAGGGTAAGGTAGTTGGCGGATAGCACGGCCAGCGTGCTTTTGCCGACACCGCCTTTCTGATTGCCGAATAAATAGTTCATAAATAATTAGTTTAGCGGGTGTTCGTTCTTGCTTTTTTCTTGCGGCGCCGGTTCCGGCCATGAATCGCTTCATCATCAACATCTGCAGCAATGGAAACCGGGCGGATGTAAACGGGTGCCGGAATTGCATATTCCTCCGCGTTCAGCTGATGCACGCGGGTAATAGAAGACCCGTTACTTTCAGCGGAATGCGTTTGCATAGCTGCCGGACGCCCAGCCAGCAGATATTGGAGGTTCAGAATTTCACTGCCTTTGAACACCTGACGGGTCTCGTGATCAATGACCGTATAGCCATAAGGCTGCTTGCCCTCTGCGGAATGAAACACCACATCAAGCCCGAATTGCTGCCGCATCAGCAGGACAAAGTCCGGCTGGTGCTGGTAAGCCTCAAACCATTGCCGGATCTGCAGGGCCCGTTGCCGGTCGGGCTGGTGCTGGTCCAGCAGGGCCTGAAGCTTCTGCTCCTGGTAATCTTTACCGGTATAGCCGTTCCTTTCCAGCAACAGGTAGAACTGCGCTTTCGTGCTGACCTGATAAGTTTGCGCCCATTCATAACCCAGCACCCGGTTCAGCAGTTGCTGCGCACGGACCTTTTCAAAAGCGCTGTTGATCTTACGGCCGGATTTATCCACCCTGGTGGTAACCGCATGTACGTGGTTATGGCCGGTATCCCGGTGATAAATGATCAGGTACGGCTGCGCACCATAGCCCATTTCTTCCAGCCATTTGACCGCTGTATCGGTCAGTTCCCCTTTGGTGTACCGGTCACCTTTAGCCGAGAACACGACATGAAACTCCGGCTGGGTAACCCGCTTGTTCTGCGCCGATACGAGTTGCAGGTAATTGATATAGTCCTGCGGACGCAGCCGGTCCAGCGCATCCAGTGCACCGAAGTTGGCGGTTCGCATCAGTTCACCCTGACTGCGGTCGATCTTGTCGGTGTTGTAAGTCACGCCCGCAAAGCCGGGAGAAGATTTAGGCAGGATCTTAACAATCATGGAGTCTTAAAAAAGTGTCGATGGCAGCGTTGAGTTTGTGCCCAAAAGCGGAGGTCATGCCGGACTGACCGGCATCCGGCTGAACCGATCTTTGGAATCCTATCTCCGAATGGCTGTGTAACTGCTGATCTTGGTGGCAAAGCAGCGTTGGAACAGCGGAACTGCCGAACAGCCTACCGGAGTAGCTGCGTAACGGCATAACCATCGCGCTTTGCAGCCGGATACCTTTGTGGCTATCGATCCACAGACCCAGGTAGCGGACGAACATCATAACAGCAGAGCGGTTGAGCGGTATAACCGGAGATCCGGGTAACCGCAGAACACTGGAGCAAGGTATTGCTGTAACGGTAGATAGCCGTGACATCCGATCCGCATACCGGGCGATCAAACTAACCGGGTAACTGCTGAACGATGCAGCATTGTATCCGGGTAATCAGGTACTCCGGTATCTGTGAATCGGTAGATCAGCGTACCCTGCGATCAGCAGGCAGACGCATGACCTGTCTCAGCGCGGTTTCCAGTTTTCGCTGCTGTACCAGGTATTGCTCAAACAGCAAATTAAATTCCGTAAGCACATGGCCGGTAAGGCGCCCCTGCAGGCTCAGGGTATGGGCATGCCGGGTCAGCTGGTTGATATTGTTTCCGATATAGCGCATTTCCTGCCCAAGCCCGTCGAGTGCGGCAATCAGTTCCCTGGAATTGATCAGGATGACCTCTCCGTTGATCAACGCACGCGTCCGGATGTATTCCGTCCGGGTTTGCTGCAGTTCCTGGCTCAGGCGTTCTAACAGTTCTATTTCCTTTTCGGTAAACCGGACGCTCACAAATTTTGACTTTTTACCTTCGGTCAGCGGACGCCGTCCGGTGCGCTTTTGAGCTTCTCCCATAAAAAACGAGTTGCGAGTTTTTGATTTCCCCCGGAGGGCAAGATACTTTTGGTGTCACCAAAAGACATCTTGCCGCCCCAAAAACACAAGGCTATGCGCCTTATGTCCTGCACCTGACACCAGGAGAAAATGTTGGTGTTTACCTGCCGGGAGGCACACGCGGCTTGTCCGACGGATGGGCTGGTGACAGCTGAGCTGCGGCCTGTTGCAGGCCCGGCACCCTCTTGTCGTTGTAATCCTTGTACCCGGCATAAACGTCCGACCGGTCGGCCGCATAAGGCAGGCGCCGGATAAATTCCCGGGTCGCCAGCGTCCCGGCGGGATCCCGGTCGAGATAGAGGTCAATCACCGGAAAAGTTACGGCTTTACGGATTCCCTCCCGTAAAAGGGTGGCAGAATTCAGGACGAAGATGCTATGGTCAGCCGCCGGATGGTCAGTTTTCCAGCTGAGAAAATCCATAAATCCTTCAAAGACCGCCAGCTTGCGGGTGTGACCAGGAAGAAAGGAAATCGCTTTCGGGCCCAGGCATCCCTTAAAGAACCGGTTGCGCACTTCCCAGGACTGCAGTTCATTCTGCCATCCGGCCGCAAAATACTTACGGCGTCCGCCCCGGCCGTCCTCAATCTGGTAATATACTTCCCGCAGGAACGGCCGTGCAGCGGAAAGAATGCCGCGGCTTTCCAGATAGGCGGTGATGGCCGGATGTGTGCCTAACGGCTTGGTCTCGTAAACCCGGTAAGCGGGCGTTTGGACAGCCAGGCGGGGCCGCTTCTCCCGGGGGAGCAGACGCTCGCCGGAAAGCGTTGCCTGTAGTTTGGCCACCACTTCGCCGAAACTGAGCAGCGGCCAGTAAGCGATACCGAAATCAATGATATTGCCCCCCTTTCCGGTTCCGTGATCGAACCACACCCCCAGCTTGTCGTTGACGCTGAAAGAAGGTTGGGTGTCATTGTCCCGGAGCATGCTCAGGTACATCGCTTCCTTTCCATGCTCGCGAACGGGCCGGTAGCCGAGGCGGTCCAGCAGGGTGATCAGCGAACCGCCGGCCTTGAGTGCTTGAACAAGTGAATGAACAGACATAAGCTCAGGTTTAAGATGAAACGGTTGGAGTCGGGCTATTGGACGCCTGCTGGAGTTCCTGCAGGCAGTCATTGACCTGACTGCCGCATTCCAGTACTTCCAGGGTCAGCCGGTCCAGCCCCTTACGGGGGGTGCTGACGCTGATCAGACCGGCTTTAATCCAGCCCTGGACTTTTTGACGGCCGTAAAGCTGGTAGGCACTCCTTTTGGACAGATACGGGTCAACCAGACCGGCAGTGACCAGCGTGTTCAAACTGCCCAGTTGTGTTGCCGCGACAATCAGCCGCGACAACGGATTGATAAGAGGTAATTCCATGCGCCGGCTGCGGGTAACGATCCCGTATAATGCACTTCAGCCGGCTGGTGATTCGGGACTACTCACGTCGTATTCTACCATACGGGCCCGCGGGCCTGCCTTCGCGTTTTCGGTATTTTGCGGCTTGACGCTCACCTTCGCGAAATTTCCTGTGGCTGACAGGATAATGCTTTGTCCCCCGATGTCAAAGAGCGGTTTGAAGACCCGGCCCGGCTGGTTGGTCCGCCGCGGTGGGTTTCGTTGAGTTCAAAGTTGGGGGGAATCGGCAAGCCCTTTTCAGGAGCTTTTCGGTACTGGTGAAAGATTTATTTCCGCGGAAGCTAAAACCGGCTGACCGGTGCAAACAGCAGCGGCGGCGGCGAGAAAGGGTGATAACTGGTGAAATACGGTGGATGAGCAGGACCGGAAGACCTGAAAAGTGAAGCTTGGGGCGGCAGGAGGTGGTGTACATGGTCCACCGCCGGCTGAGTTCGGTAGTTGTTCGGTACTACTGAACTCGGTTTGCCGGACCAGACTGCTTGTGGAACTGCTGTTCCGGATTCTTAATTGGGGAAGAGGCTACGTTTTTGTTGGCGCCGGACAGCCCCCGGTGCACGGATAGTGGCTGACCGGCGCTGCATGCCAGCGGAGCTGCCTGCATAGCCTGCCGGCAGGCTACGCAGTTTACAAGCTGATATCCGGGTTCACCCGGAGCCGGGCCGCCAGGTCATGGAAATAAGCAGCAGACCAGAGTTGGATAGCCTGATCGCTACGGACAAAGCGCCGGATATCCGCCCGTACATAGTTCATGTTCACGGCGTCAATTTTCCGGCTCAGCAGTTCCCGGAATTCGTCTTCCGTCAGGGTGTCCTTCTTCCAGTCGCCGCTGTCGATCGCCCGCAGCAAGAAGTGCCCGAGATGCAGCGGCACGCCTTTGCGGATATACCATTCCATGTCATACCAGTCACGTCCTTTCACATTGGTCCCCCACTTGCGGAACAGCAGGGCATGCATTTTTCCGGCAAAAAGATCCGGCAGGGAGAAGCATTTGACATAAAAGGAGAACGGCCGCAATAACAATTTTTCTTCGGTCCGGAACCCCGGCGGCGGTTCGATGTCCACCTCCAGTTTGATTTTGACAGGAGCGACCTGGTCCAGACCATTCTGCGGAATTACCCCCTCCAGCACCAGCTCCCGCCACAGCGTTTCTGACTTCAGAAAGGCGGAATCAATATTGTTCCTGTTGGTCTTTTCCTTGGTGCGTACCGAAACCTCCATACCGAGCGCGGCAAACTCAGCGACGATGGCCTCCTGGTATTTTTCCAGAGAAAATCTCGTATCCGGGGCCAGCAGTGAAAAATCCAGGTCCTCGGAAAAGCGGTCCAGCCCGTAGAAGATGCGCAGGGCCGTGCCGCCGTAAAAGGCAGCCTGCTCAAAGAAGCCGGCCCGATACAGGCCGGCTAAGGCAATTTCCTGCATGATTTCGCGTAAAGCATCCCTGGCTTCCGCCTCGTTTGCAGGTTGATATTCGTCCAGCCATTCCTTGATCATAATTGTTCCAGGGTTTTAATAATCATCCGCAGGCTGTCCCTTTTGGGGGCCTGCTCCAGCCAGGTAGACATCATCCGGCTGTTCAGGTTTTTGAGCTGGGATTCGTCCATCCGGAGATCTTCCGTCAGATAGCTCAGGGCGCCGGCTACACTGCGGATCAGCACACCGGGTGTCGTTACCACTTTATCGGCCAGGGCTTTTTCCGGTGAGGCCACGATGGCCCGCTGATCACGGCTTAAATTGACAGAATTTAAGCCGTAGGCATAATAAGGCAAAGGGAGGTGAGTATAGAGGAACAGCCCGGCAGGCGTGTCGAATTCCCGGCTGCCCTTGCTGGTCATGGAGGTCACGGCATACACACGTTCCGGTATCAGCCCGTAATAACTTAACGCGGTTTCTGCAGAGAGATAACTCGGACCATACAGGTGATTGGCAATCAATCCGTTTTCCGGGCGGGTCAGC
This region includes:
- a CDS encoding relaxase/mobilization nuclease domain-containing protein: MIVKILPKSSPGFAGVTYNTDKIDRSQGELMRTANFGALDALDRLRPQDYINYLQLVSAQNKRVTQPEFHVVFSAKGDRYTKGELTDTAVKWLEEMGYGAQPYLIIYHRDTGHNHVHAVTTRVDKSGRKINSAFEKVRAQQLLNRVLGYEWAQTYQVSTKAQFYLLLERNGYTGKDYQEQKLQALLDQHQPDRQRALQIRQWFEAYQHQPDFVLLMRQQFGLDVVFHSAEGKQPYGYTVIDHETRQVFKGSEILNLQYLLAGRPAAMQTHSAESNGSSITRVHQLNAEEYAIPAPVYIRPVSIAADVDDEAIHGRNRRRKKKARTNTR
- a CDS encoding ParA family protein; the encoded protein is MNYLFGNQKGGVGKSTLAVLSANYLTLVKDREATIIDMDYQQSVSQKFDKAKVLENAEPYEVLSSTLETYPVLHHVLSKNQAHAVLIDLPGKLDDDGLIPVFQSADVMICPFSYDEFTYESTVLFTVVFKRINPRAQIFFIPNRIKANVKFEIMQDVNEQLAKFGPIAPVIPDRIDFQRISTFHTPLSLLPLVTPVFEILFESLWKT
- a CDS encoding DUF4134 domain-containing protein codes for the protein MFNKTKKLLASALLLALTVPAFAQSGVNGLNTATSTLKTYVDPVTNITLVIGGIVGIVGAIRVYSKWNSGDQDINKELMGWGGSCVFLVVSALVVKAFFGL
- a CDS encoding toprim domain-containing protein yields the protein MSVHSLVQALKAGGSLITLLDRLGYRPVREHGKEAMYLSMLRDNDTQPSFSVNDKLGVWFDHGTGKGGNIIDFGIAYWPLLSFGEVVAKLQATLSGERLLPREKRPRLAVQTPAYRVYETKPLGTHPAITAYLESRGILSAARPFLREVYYQIEDGRGGRRKYFAAGWQNELQSWEVRNRFFKGCLGPKAISFLPGHTRKLAVFEGFMDFLSWKTDHPAADHSIFVLNSATLLREGIRKAVTFPVIDLYLDRDPAGTLATREFIRRLPYAADRSDVYAGYKDYNDKRVPGLQQAAAQLSPAHPSDKPRVPPGR
- a CDS encoding type IV toxin-antitoxin system AbiEi family antitoxin domain-containing protein: MKRPDQLLSAYSGQLLTHQLLKNILQEYKRPNDKIKALKDEGILQAVKRGFYIPGPATRLTRPENGLIANHLYGPSYLSAETALSYYGLIPERVYAVTSMTSKGSREFDTPAGLFLYTHLPLPYYAYGLNSVNLSRDQRAIVASPEKALADKVVTTPGVLIRSVAGALSYLTEDLRMDESQLKNLNSRMMSTWLEQAPKRDSLRMIIKTLEQL
- a CDS encoding nucleotidyl transferase AbiEii/AbiGii toxin family protein gives rise to the protein MIKEWLDEYQPANEAEARDALREIMQEIALAGLYRAGFFEQAAFYGGTALRIFYGLDRFSEDLDFSLLAPDTRFSLEKYQEAIVAEFAALGMEVSVRTKEKTNRNNIDSAFLKSETLWRELVLEGVIPQNGLDQVAPVKIKLEVDIEPPPGFRTEEKLLLRPFSFYVKCFSLPDLFAGKMHALLFRKWGTNVKGRDWYDMEWYIRKGVPLHLGHFLLRAIDSGDWKKDTLTEDEFRELLSRKIDAVNMNYVRADIRRFVRSDQAIQLWSAAYFHDLAARLRVNPDISL
- a CDS encoding plasmid mobilization protein, translated to MGEAQKRTGRRPLTEGKKSKFVSVRFTEKEIELLERLSQELQQTRTEYIRTRALINGEVILINSRELIAALDGLGQEMRYIGNNINQLTRHAHTLSLQGRLTGHVLTEFNLLFEQYLVQQRKLETALRQVMRLPADRRVR
- a CDS encoding DUF4134 family protein, with the translated sequence MKRYLAIIVACLLSLRLQAQPGIAEMQQARQDLSASFFSAFDLALVLATLLGSFGAVRIYHNWQMGKPRIDTEVAAWFFAALFVVLSGAFLRALFGI